A stretch of the Modestobacter marinus genome encodes the following:
- a CDS encoding cation diffusion facilitator family transporter, with protein sequence MGHDHGAGHGSGTTAAGHRGRLAVVLALTASVFVLELVGALISGSLALLADAAHMATDALGIGMALGAVTLAQRPARGRRTFGWQRMEVLAAVGNGLLLLAVGGYVVVEAVRRIGDPPDIDSGWMLGVALVGLAVNVFSLALLRSGQRESLNTRGAYLEVVGDALGSVAVIVAAVVIATTGWTGADVVASFAVGALVLPRAWSLLREALDVLLEAAPKGVDLAQVRDHVLGVPGVLDVHDLHAWTITSGLPVLSAHVVVSDEELADGHGGRVLDALCHCLGDHFDLEHCTFQLESPSHRGHESPVHD encoded by the coding sequence ATGGGTCACGACCACGGTGCGGGGCACGGCTCCGGCACCACGGCCGCCGGACACCGCGGCCGGCTGGCCGTCGTCCTGGCCCTGACCGCCTCCGTCTTCGTCCTGGAGCTGGTCGGTGCGCTGATCTCGGGCTCGCTGGCCCTGCTCGCCGACGCCGCCCACATGGCCACCGACGCCCTGGGCATCGGCATGGCGCTGGGCGCGGTCACCCTCGCCCAGCGGCCCGCCCGCGGCCGGCGCACCTTCGGCTGGCAGCGCATGGAGGTCCTCGCCGCCGTCGGCAACGGCCTGCTCCTGCTGGCGGTCGGCGGCTACGTCGTGGTCGAGGCGGTCCGCCGGATCGGCGACCCACCCGACATCGACTCCGGCTGGATGCTCGGCGTCGCCCTCGTCGGTCTGGCGGTCAACGTCTTCTCCCTCGCCCTGCTCCGCTCCGGCCAGCGCGAGTCGCTGAACACCCGGGGCGCCTACCTCGAGGTGGTCGGCGACGCGCTGGGCTCCGTCGCCGTGATCGTCGCCGCCGTCGTCATCGCCACCACCGGCTGGACCGGGGCCGACGTCGTCGCCTCCTTCGCGGTCGGCGCCCTGGTGCTGCCCCGCGCCTGGTCGCTGCTGCGCGAGGCGCTGGACGTGCTGCTGGAGGCGGCGCCCAAGGGGGTCGACCTGGCGCAGGTGCGCGACCACGTGCTCGGCGTCCCCGGCGTCCTGGACGTGCACGACCTGCACGCCTGGACGATCACCTCGGGCCTGCCGGTGCTCTCCGCCCACGTCGTCGTCAGCGACGAGGAGCTCGCCGACGGGCACGGCGGCCGGGTGCTCGACGCGCTGTGCCACTGCCTGGGTGACCACTTCGACCTGGAGCACTGCACCTTCCAGCTCGAGTCGCCCTCGCACCGGGGCCACGAGTCGCCCGTCCACGACTGA
- a CDS encoding metallophosphoesterase family protein, which translates to MPVSVVFVSDTHVPKRARDLPGPLWDRIEAADVVVHAGDWVDVALLDDLTQRSQRLVGVYGNNDHGVLRERLPEVARVELDGVRFAVVHETGDAKGREQRCAAAFPDVDVLVFGHSHIPWDTTAATGLRLLNPGSPTDRRRQPFPTYLTATAEAGQLRDVVLHRLPVRPPRR; encoded by the coding sequence GTGCCTGTCTCCGTGGTGTTCGTCTCCGACACCCACGTGCCCAAGCGCGCGCGTGACCTGCCCGGTCCGCTGTGGGACCGGATCGAGGCCGCCGACGTCGTGGTGCACGCCGGCGACTGGGTGGACGTGGCGCTGCTCGACGACCTGACGCAGCGGTCGCAGCGGCTGGTGGGGGTGTACGGCAACAACGACCACGGGGTGCTGCGGGAGCGGCTGCCGGAGGTCGCCCGGGTGGAGCTCGACGGCGTCCGGTTCGCGGTCGTGCACGAGACCGGGGACGCCAAGGGCCGGGAGCAGCGGTGCGCGGCTGCCTTCCCCGACGTCGACGTCCTGGTGTTCGGGCACAGCCACATCCCCTGGGACACGACCGCGGCCACCGGGCTCCGGCTGCTGAACCCCGGGTCGCCCACCGACCGGCGGCGGCAGCCGTTCCCCACCTACCTCACGGCCACCGCCGAGGCCGGGCAGTTGCGCGACGTGGTGCTGCACCGGCTGCCCGTGCGCCCGCCGCGCCGGTGA
- a CDS encoding putative RNA methyltransferase codes for MSPPPLPPGAVALLACPVCGAQLTADQAGLRCAAGHAFDRARQGHVTLLPPGGSPHEGDSATMVADRADFLAAGHYAGITAALADAALAGPTPRTLLDSGGGTGAHLAGVLDRAPGAVGVVLDASRYAARRAARTHPRAMAVVADSWARWPVRDGSVDRVLVVFAPRNGAETARVLAPDGRLVVVTPAADHLAELVGPLGLLQVDPAKADRLAATLDPHLHPAGTAGHRSVLELDHLAVRTLVGMGPHARHLAAGELGARVATLPEPVAVTVAVDVGSWTRA; via the coding sequence GTGAGCCCGCCCCCGCTCCCGCCCGGCGCGGTCGCGCTGCTCGCGTGCCCGGTCTGCGGTGCGCAGCTCACCGCCGACCAGGCCGGCCTCCGGTGCGCCGCCGGGCACGCCTTCGACCGGGCGCGGCAGGGTCACGTCACCCTGCTCCCGCCGGGCGGCAGCCCGCACGAGGGCGACTCCGCGACGATGGTGGCCGACCGGGCGGACTTCCTGGCGGCCGGTCACTACGCCGGCATCACCGCGGCCCTGGCCGACGCCGCCCTCGCCGGGCCGACGCCGCGGACCCTGCTCGACTCCGGCGGCGGCACCGGGGCGCACCTCGCCGGGGTGCTGGACCGCGCGCCCGGCGCCGTCGGGGTGGTGCTGGACGCCTCCCGCTACGCCGCCCGCCGGGCCGCCCGCACCCATCCCCGCGCGATGGCCGTGGTCGCCGACTCCTGGGCGCGCTGGCCGGTGCGGGACGGGTCGGTCGACCGGGTGCTCGTCGTCTTCGCCCCGCGCAACGGCGCGGAGACCGCGCGGGTGCTGGCCCCGGACGGCCGGCTGGTGGTCGTCACCCCGGCCGCGGACCACCTGGCCGAGCTGGTCGGCCCGCTGGGGCTGCTGCAGGTCGACCCGGCCAAGGCCGACCGGCTGGCCGCCACGCTCGATCCGCACCTGCACCCGGCCGGGACGGCGGGTCACCGGTCGGTGCTGGAGCTGGACCACCTCGCGGTCCGCACCCTGGTCGGGATGGGTCCGCACGCCCGGCACCTCGCGGCGGGGGAGCTGGGCGCCCGGGTGGCGACGCTGCCGGAGCCGGTCGCGGTCACGGTGGCGGTCGACGTCGGCAGCTGGACGAGGGCCTGA
- a CDS encoding GlsB/YeaQ/YmgE family stress response membrane protein, producing the protein MDIGGVLLAVLIGFVAGLVARAVVPGKQDLGLIATLVLGLIGSVVGNLVFSLVQGEGLEFDLGGWWASILGAILVLAVYVAATGKQRRVTR; encoded by the coding sequence GTGGACATCGGTGGAGTGCTCCTCGCCGTCCTGATCGGCTTCGTCGCCGGTCTCGTCGCCCGTGCCGTCGTCCCCGGCAAGCAGGACCTCGGCCTCATCGCCACCCTCGTGCTCGGCCTCATCGGCTCGGTGGTCGGCAACCTCGTGTTCAGCCTCGTCCAGGGCGAGGGGCTGGAGTTCGACCTCGGCGGCTGGTGGGCGTCGATCCTGGGCGCGATCCTCGTGCTGGCGGTCTACGTCGCCGCCACCGGCAAGCAGCGCCGCGTCACCCGCTGA